The window AATTCTTAATATGGAGATTGAAAAGGCAAAGTATCCGCTGAATCCATTTATTAATGCTGGTGCGATTGCTACGACTTCTATGGTAGTAAGCAAGACTGGCGAAGATGCATTTGAAGAAATACTTTCTTTTGCTCGGGATATTTGTAATGATCCTAATCTTTATTTAGATCAAATAATTTATCATTCAGAAAGAAGAACTGGTAATCTTGACCGTTCACTTGCGTATTATATGGAATCTAAGAATATGATGCTTGGAGATTTAATAACGAGCTTGGATACGTACTTTAAGCAATGTTCAATGATGGTGACAGCACGTTCTTTAGCAAATTTAGGAGCTGTTCTTGCTAATAACGGTGTGAAACCTTGGGATAATAAGAGAATTATTTCTGTTGAGGAAGCAAGATGTATTAAGTCATTGATGATGACAACAGGCCTGTATAATCAATCGGGAACTTATTCTCGTTTGATTGGAGTTCCAACTAAAAGTGGAGTTGGCGGTGGGTTAATGTCTGCTGCTCCACGTAGATATGGTATTGGAATCTTTAGTCCAGCTCTTGATCAGGCTGGCAATAGTGTTGCTGGGTTAGGTTTATTGAAAGATATTGTTGAAGGCTTGGGCTTAGATATTTTTGATTAGTTAAAAATTTGTATAGAAAAAAGCTAAGCGTACTCGCTATTCTTTGCGGGATGCTTAGCTTTTTATAGTTCTTCATTTTATGTGTATGATCTAATAATAAAATTTGAATTTAATTATTTTTTCTGACTTCACTAGGTTTCATTTGAAATTGTTTCTCAAATTTTTTATAGAAAAATGTCTTATTAGTAAAACCAACGTTGGTTAGAATATCTGATATAGACTTGTTGGTAGTGAGTAATTGGTTGTAAGCGATAGATAATCTCTTTTTTATGAGAACTTGTGAGAAAGTTTGTCCTAGTCTTTCTGAAAACAAATTACTTAAATAATTTTTATTGTAATTATATTTTTCAGCTACTTGGGTTAGAGAAATATAGTTATAGTTTTCCATTATTTCATGTAAAAGAATCAATAATATGTCGTTCTCAGTATGTTGTGTTGAAAATTTAGAAGTAGTTTGAATATTACGATAGAGTAGCAGAAAGTACGTATTAGTTAGATTAGCTAATATTTCTGTACTATATTCTTTAGGAAAATAATATTCTTCAATAATTATATTAGTTAATTTTTTTAAAGAATCATCAATATTTTTGTGACGAAAAACTAGAAAATTAGATTTCAAGATTGTAGTAAGAAAGACCTGTTTTAAATAATCATGATCTTGCTGAATTAAGTTTTGAAAATCAGACTTTTGACTATTAAAAATTATATTGACCATTAAATCATTTTTATCGAGAGGTGCTATTGAGTGAATAGCACCTTTATTTAATAGAAGTAAATCTCCCTTCTTTAGTACTATAAATTCGTTGTTAACCTTTTCTTTTACTGTTCCTTGCAAAACATAATTTAATTCTAAAAATGTATGCATATGAGTTGGATAAGGAGCAAATCTATTGTGTTTTTTAACATATATACTTTGATTTTTAAATAAATTTGAAGTTAGTACTGGGATTTTTTGTTGTTTTTGGATAGAAAATTGGAGTTCTTTTGGTATATCACTGTGAAATTTATGGTCTCGAAGCTGTTCTATTTCAATTGGAGATGGCTCAAGTAAAAGATCTAGTAATTTAGTATTCATAATTAAAACCTGTATATTTGATACTTTTATATAAAATTTATGTCATTGTTCTCTCTATATAATACCGCTTACAATAGTAATTGAACCAGTTAAGGAATAAAGATCTTAGGGGGAAGAGAATATGAATACAGGAAAAATTCAGCAAAAGCTCGGAAAAATTACGAGTTTCTTTAATTCGAATGTTTATATTCAAGCAATTAAAGATGGGATGCTGGCATACGTTCCATTCACAATTATTGCATCTGTATTTTTGATAATAGGAACGTTTCCAATACCTGCAGTTGCGCAATGGATGGCTTCATTGTTTCATTTAACGACCGCTCAATTTGCTGCTAAATTAAACATTGTAAATGATGCAAGTTTAGTAATTGGTGGATTAATTGTTTTGATAGCAATTTCTAAAAACTTAGCTGATCAAATGAAATTAGACATGATGCCTGTAATATTAACAACTTTAGTGGCCTTTTTTATTTTGACGCCTTATCAGCAAGATAAAGCGGGTAATAATTTATTAAACGTTGCTCATGTCGGTGCTCAATCAATTTTTCTAGCCATTATTGTAGCTATTCTTGCTGCTATTATATATAGATGGGTTGCTAGGAAAGGTATAACAATTAAATTACCTAGTTCAGTTCCACCAGCAGTTTCAAAACCATTTGAATCAATCGTTCCATCATTAGCTGTAATTACAACTTTTTGGATTATTAGATTATGTTTAGATCAGTTTTCTGGAAAAAGTGCCCTTGATTTGATTAATGTCTTTTTGGGAACGCCATTAAAGGCGATTGGTGGATCATTAATCGGAGTATTATTAGCTAAAACTTTTGCACAGTTTTTATGGTTCTTTGGTATTCATGGAGATAGTATTGTAAATGGTGTAATGACACCAGTATTGCAGGTATTACAAGATCAAAATAAAACAGCTACTTTAGCACATCACACTGCTCCAAATATTATTTGTCAAAGCTTTTGGGATCAATATGTTCAAATTGGTGTTATTGGTGCAATTATAGCTATTGCTATTGTCGCTCATAGTGCAAGGTATAAAGCATTAAAGAAAGTAGCTTTAGTTCCTTACATTTTTAATATTGGTGAGCCTACCTTATTTGGTATTCCTTTAATGTTAGATATTACATATTTTGTTCCACTTGTATTTAGTAACGCTGCTGCAATTATTATTTCATATACTGCATTTGCATTGAAGTTAGTTCCAGTGCCTAGTGGCTTAGTACAAGTTCCATGGACCACTCCTGTATTAGTTAGTGGATTTCTAGTAACCGGTAGTTGGACTGGAGCTTTATTACAATTGATAGATGTAATTGTAGTAACTTTAATTTGGATTCCTTTTGTAAAAATTGCTGATAGAAAAATTTTGGCTAAGGAAGGAGAATAAATATATGAGCATTTTTGATGGTAAATGGTTAACTAGGCGACATGTTGATTATGGAAAGAATGCAGCTAACTATTATCAAAAAAATCCAACTATAAAATATTTCAAAAAATTTAATCTAGCACAGGTTAAACAGACAAAGTTAAGAATATGCGCGTTGGGCTATTATGTTGCTTATGTTAATGGAAAACTTGTAACACAAGATGTCTTGAATAATGAATGGACGTATTACTCAAAATGTAAATATTTTGACGAGTATGATGTTACGAATTTAATTCATATTGGAGAAAATAAAGTAGAAATTGAATTAGGTAGTGGAATGTATAATCCATTTCCTTTGCTATTTTTTGCGAAACATAATTTAAGAGAAGGAATAAAAGATACCGGTGAGCCAAAATTTATATTAAATTTACTAGCAGATGATAAAGTTTTACTAACCACGGATCGTACTTGGAAGGCAGTAACTGGAAACAGAATATTTAATAATTTATATATGGGTGAATATGTAGACTCCCACTATCAAGGACAGAAGATACAAATTAAAACTATATCTTTATCTCAACATGATCTAAGTTCATTCAAAAAAAGTTTTATTCCTAAAGTACGAGAATTCGATTCTTTACCGGTAAAAAATATGAGCGAAAGCTCAAAAAGCTTAATAGTAGATTTTGGCGAAACCATCTCTGGCTTTTTAAAAATTAAAATTAATAGTAAAGATACGAAAAAAGTAATTTTTAGATATTGTGAAACTAAAAAAGATGGAAAGTTAGACTACGCGACATCATTTGCTGGAGGAATTGGAGCTATTGAAGGTGTGAGTGGTGGTCCAGGAGCACCGAAAAAAATTTATGAAGAAGATCGGCTCGCTGTTTATCCAGGTACGACGGATTTTAAAAATGAATTTACGTATCATTCTTTTCGATATATTGAAATTTTGGGCCTATCTCCTAGAGAAATTGTAGATATATTTGCTATTCCGGTTCATACTAATTTAGCTCGAATAAGTGATGTAAAGACAAATGATAAATTTTTAAATACTTTATATCATGTAGGTGTTACAACGAGATTGAACAATGTCCACGGAATTTTTGAGGACTGTGCTAGAGAACGTTTGCAGTATGGAGGAGACATAGTTGAATTGTTGACATCTATGCTTTTTACATTCGATCTAAGCAGATTTAATAGAAAAGTGATTCTTGATTTTGTTTATGGTCAAACAATAGCGGGTGGTATCCCTGAAACAGCACCTTATGTGGGAATAGAAAGTCAAGGTACCGGCCGAGGAGAAGGTCCTTTGCTTTGGCAGCTGGTACTTCCGTATATGTTGTATAAAGATTATCAATTTTATGAGGATAAGAGTTGGTTAAATACCTATTATTCAACAATAAAAAAGCAATATGAATATTTAATGAGCTGGAATTTATCTGATTTAGCTCAAAGATGCATTGGTGATCACGGAAGCCCAATTATTACTGGTTTTTATGATTCAACTCCAGATAAGATTTTTGTAGGTTATTGTACAATTCTTATGTTTAATGAACTTAAGTTAAAGATAAATCATATATTAGGTAAAGAAACTATTAATTTAAGTAATGAGAATAAAGCAATAAGAAAGAGAATAGAAAAATTATATTTAAATAATGATGGTTCATTTGGTCAAGGGACTCAAACGTCATATGCTTTTGCATTAGCACTTAATTTAGGTGATCGAAAGAAATTAGAAAGAGGATTAGTTCAAAAAATTAAAGAAAATCGAAAATTATTTAATTGTGGTATTTTTGGACAATCATTATTGTATACTGAGCTTCACAAGATGGGAGAAGATAGTATTGTTTATGACTGGCTAATCCAAGGTAGTGAAGTAGGATTTAAATCAATGCTTAAGAGTGGAGATCAAGTTTTAAAAGAAAAACTCAGAAATAATGAAACTTCTGATTCTGCTAATCATGCAATGTTTGCGAGTTATCTAAAATGGTATTATGAAGCTCTTGGTGGAATTTGTGTTGATGAATATGCAGAAGGATTTGACAAAATAAAAATCAATCCATATTTAACACCCAAGATTTCAAATATAAATACATCACTCAATACAATTCATGGTTTGATCAAAACGTCAACTAAATTTGAAGACTCAGTATTTTTATATCAAGTAAAGCTTCCACGGAAAATTAAATATACAGTATCCGATAAATTGAAAAAATCTGAGTGTCAGAAAATAGTAAAAAATAAGGAAGTAATTTTAAAATTTAAGATTTAAAGCTTTTAAAATTAGATGTATGCATATTTAAATCAGAAAGATGTTAACTAAAATCTATATTGATCTAAAAAAGCTAAGCTTTCTCGCTTTTTTTGCGGGAGGCTTAGCTTTTTTATTATGCGGTTAAAAGAAATTATAAATATAAAAATGATCAAATCACAACATTTATTTGATAAAGTTCTGGTATTTATATCAATCAAAATAATAGATAATAATTATAGATATCAATGAAAGCGCTTAAATCAAAAGGATATCAAAAATAATTTAGCAATAAAAAGATGTTTTTGAGAAAGGAGAGAAAAATTTGAAAATATTTTTTATACAAAATAATGACAATATTGTGATAAATCCATCACGTATTTTGGATTTAATTAAGCAAAAATTTTCTCCCTCAAGTAATTTTGAAATAAAGAGTTTAACGTATAAAGGCAACAAATGGAAAAAAACTGATATTAATCAAGATGATGTTGTTATCCTAGGATTAGGTCATTTATTTAACCCAGAATATGTAAGAGGTGATATAAAAGCTCAAGTTAGTTATTTCTTGAAGAAAAAAGTTAAAGTCGCTCTTGCAACAGAGTATCGTTATTTTAATTATTATCAAAATTATTTTGATAAAGATTCCGATGGAATGGCTATTCATAATCTAGCCTGGAAAAATAGATTACCGGTTTTAGATGTATACAGTTTTCTTAATTCATGGTATTTAAGTGATGTTAGAAAACAGAGTGATTTAGAATCCGTTAAATATAGCGATAATGAACAGCAACTCAAGTCAGGTATAAAGCAACAATTATTTGAAAATTTTATTTCTAATTGGTTATATCGTAAATTTATTAAACCTAATCGCTCTCAATACTTATATGGAGCCTCAATTTATCCTGAAGTATGGAGTGATGAAATCAATGAAGAAGATATGGACCATATGGAAAAGATTGGTTTTAATACGGTTCGAATTGGTGAATTTTTCTGGAGTAAATTAGAACCAGAAGAAAATCACTATAATATGGAATATCTTCGAAACTTATTAGAGAAATTAAAGAGGCATCATCTTAATGTGATCTTGGGAATTCCATCCCCAACTCCCCCTCGATGGTTTACTCTACATTATCCAGAAGCGAGAATAGTTAACAAAGACGGTCAAGTTGATGAGCATGGTTCAAGACAGCATGTTTGTACGAATAATTTGATTTTTAGAAAGAAGGTTTATGGGTTAACTAAGAAAATCACGAAGGTAGTTAATGAATTTGATAATATAGTCGCTATTCAAATTGATAATGAATATAAGTGTCACGTTGATCAATGTTTCTGTAAGTCATGTCAGAAATTATGGCCGAGGTGGCTAAAAGAAAAGTATGGAACAATTGATAATTTGAATAAATCTTGGGGCACAGATCTATGGAGTGAAAGATATCCAAGTTTTGATTCAGTAGTTATGCCAACTGAAACGCCCTTTACGCATAATACAGGTTTAGAAAATACTTTTGCTGATTTTACCGCAGATACAATTAATGATTTTGCTTCAGGTACAATTCAAATACTAATTGCTAATACTCAAGTGCCGATAACTCATAATTCTTCAATGAATTTTAACTTGAATAATTTTGAATTGTTTAATCAATTAGATATTGCGGGATACGACACTTATCCTAGGTTTGATCAATATTGGAACTTCCCTATTAATTTAGATTTATTTAGAAATATTAAAAATAACAACAACTTTTACTTATTAGAGACATGTACTTCTCATGTTGGATATATTGGTAACTATGTTTCGCCTTATCCTAAAGGATATCTTCCGACAGAAGTATTCCTGGGATATGCGGCTGGATTAAATTCAATTTTATATTGGCCATACAGAGCCCAACGTGTCGGAGTTGAACAAACGCATAGTGCAGTTGTTACACAAGCAGGAGCCCCAGATTTAGGTTATGACGATGTTTTGAAAGGTCAAAGAATTTTAAATAAGATAAAGCCAATTTTAGAAAAAACTACTATTAAAAAATCTAAAGTAGCCATTATTTATTCTGATGAAACAAAACGTAGAATGAATACCGAATCTGGTGGAATGTATCAATATCGCTCAATCTTTACCAAAGTATACGAAGCAATTACAAGACGTGGAATATCAGTTGAAGTAATTCAGCAAAATGCAGATTTTAATAAGTTTAATTGTATTCTTGCTCCGTATATTCGCTCAGTTGATGAAAAATTATTAACTAAATTCAAGGATTTTACAGAAAAAGGTGGACAGTTAATTTTAGGACCTTTGACAGGAGATAGAACCTTTGAAGGAAATTGGCACAATAATGATAATGGCTTAGGGCAACTAGGAATTTGGCTAGGTGTAAAAAATGTCGTCCAATATCTTTCTAGTGAAGAAAAGACCGCTGCTCGAGTTCAAATAGGCGAAAAAGAGGACAGGTTTGATGGCTTAGTTACTTTATTTGATACTAATCATGAAATACAAGAAGTAAAGACAGTCGCCCCTGTAGCAGGAAAGAGATCAATTACTTATCAAAATAAAAATGTAATCTACATAGGTGGAATGCCAGAAGATTGTATGAAAAGTTGTTTTTGGGATTATGTAATTAATAAATATATTAAACCAAACAGTGAGCAAATTGTTGAACAAATGGATGATGGTATCTATAAATATGAACGAGAAAATGATGAATTTGTGTATATATTTATTGCCAATATGTCTGATAAAGGTAGGGATATTCGAGTAGATAAAGAAAAAATACTTAACGAAAATAATGAAGAAATAGGTGTAGGATTACATAAATTTGAACCATACACATATCAAATTTTTAAATTCAGAAAGAGAGGAAATAAATATGGATGCAATGAGTGATGAACAACCATTGGCCGTAAAAGTTAATGGCGGAAAACCAATACCTAAGTTTGGGTTGAGAGATAAAATTGGTTATGCTTTTGGTGATGTTGGGACTACCTTTTTAATGGGAATTTTAGCCTCTTTTGAATCAATTTATTTTACTAACGTTTTGGGAATTTCGCCAGTTATTAGCGGGACGATCTTATCAGTTACAACAATTGTTGGTGCATTTACTGATTTAGCTGTTGGTAGAATGGCTGATAAGCGTCATTTAGGAAAGAAAGGACGTTTCCATCCTTGGATTAAATCAATGAAGTGGGCATTAGGCTTGTCAGTTTTGTTGATCTATATGCCTTTTATTCAAAGCTGGTCAATGGGAGCAAAAATTACATATATTTCATGTGCAAGTATTTTTTATATTGCTTGTTTATCGGCTTTTAATATTCCATATGGATCATTAGCTGCAGCGATTAGTTCTGATCCAGATGATAGAACATCTCTTTCAATTTATCGTAGCGTAGGGTCTGCTATTGGTGCTGGCGGTACAGGCTTTGTTTTACCATATCTTGTTTACACAACTTCAAAGACTGGACAACAAATTTTATCTGGTACGCGGTTATTCTACTGTGCAATAGGTTGTTTTGTATTAGCTATGATTTGCTACACTATTATGTATACTTTAACCACTGAAAGAGTTGTGGTTGAACATAAAAATCCAGTTAAAGGTGGAAAATTAGCTGCTTCATTATTTAAAGATCGTGCTTTAATTTCATTTTTAGTTGCAGAAATTGTTATTGTTTTATCAACTAGTTTTTCATCATTCTTAACTACTTATATGTTTTCAACTTACTTCCAAAGTAAGCAAGCTTTATCAATTGCATTGCTGTTTAACTATGCTAATACGATTGTGCTGTCATTCTTTGCAAAACCATTAGCTTCAAAATTTGGTAAAAAGAAAATTGTTTCAATTGCATTATTTATGTCATCAATTTTGTATTTGATTGTTTATATTATGCAGATTCACAATGTATGGCTTTACTTAGTTTTAAGTTTTTTTACCACTCTATGTTTCTCTATGTTTAATATTATGACTTGGGCCTTTATGACTGATGTTATCGATTATCATCAATATGTTTCAGGGATGCGTGAAGACGGGACTATTTATAGTGTAAATATGTTTGGACGTAAAATTGCACAAACCTTGAATTCTTTCTTTAGTGGTGCAATTTTGACAGCCATTGGCTATAAAGCATCAACAACTGGTAGTTTGACTCAATCACCAGAAGTTTTAAAAGGAATTTATGCTTTAGCAACATTAGTTCCATTTGTTTTATTAATGATCGGCGCTTTAATTTTAACTTTCTGGTATCCATTAAGTAAAAAAGAATTAGAGAAAGTATCCGCAAAACTAAAGGTGGTTAATAAGACTAATAAAGAATAGAGACGAGATAAAATGAGGTATTTTTCACAAAAAATAAGCTCACCACTTTCTGAAAAAGCAGTATTAGATTGCTATATTCAAAACACAGAGAAATGTGCTCAAGGTAGGAAAAGACCAGCAATTATTATTTGTCCTGGTGGGGGCTATGAAGAAATTGCAGATCGAGAAGGCGAGCCAATTGCAATTAAGATGATGTCTTATGGATTTCAAGCTTTTGTATTGAATTATAGCCTAGCACCGGCACATTTTCCGATAGCCTTAACTGAATTAAGTACTGCAATAAAAGATGTTAGAAAAAATGCTAAAGAATTTCATATTGATCCAGATGCTATTTGGGTAGCGGGATTTTCTGCTGGAGGTCATTTAGCAGCGAGCTTAGGAGTTTATTGGCATACGGATTTTCTACAAAAATATGGTTATCAAGCTGAAGAAATTAAACCTAATGGATTATTGCTAGGTTACCCTGTAATTACAGCAGGTAAGTATGCTCACCGAGGATCAATTGTTAATTTGCTAGGTAAAGACAAAGCAAATGAAATTGAGTATTTAAATGAAGTATCTTTAGAGTTGCATGTAGATAGATTTACCCCACCAAGTTTCATTTGGCATACAGCAACAGATGATGTTGTACCTGTAAATAATAGTTTAATGTTTGCGAACGCTTTGAAACAAAATGATATCAAATTTGCTTTGACCATTTATCCAGAAGGTGGTCATGGATTAAGCTTGGGGACTATTGAAACAGCCCATAAAAGTGGTCACGATATTGTTCCTTGCGTAACAAATTGGCCAGAAAAATTTGTTGAATTTGCTAAAAATGTAGGAAATACCTTTCTGAGTGAAAGGAAATGATTATGTTAACTAATTTAGATAAGTATAAAAATTATAAAGGAGTCGGTGAAAGACCAAAAGATTTTGACAAGATTTGGAATCAAGGGAAAAGGAAAGTAGACGAAATAGGTTTTAATTATGAACTGCAAAGAGTAAGTGAGCCTTCAAATATTGTAGATTTTTATCATTTATATTTTTATGGAATCGGTGGAGCCAAAATTCATGCT of the Lactobacillus isalae genome contains:
- the glsA gene encoding glutaminase A, giving the protein MIQLEKLVEKNLPKEKEGKVASYIPALAEVDPKQLGVALYDLADNEIGEAGQSEVRFAIESISKVITLMLAIKKMGIQEVFKHVGSRQTGFAFNSILNMEIEKAKYPLNPFINAGAIATTSMVVSKTGEDAFEEILSFARDICNDPNLYLDQIIYHSERRTGNLDRSLAYYMESKNMMLGDLITSLDTYFKQCSMMVTARSLANLGAVLANNGVKPWDNKRIISVEEARCIKSLMMTTGLYNQSGTYSRLIGVPTKSGVGGGLMSAAPRRYGIGIFSPALDQAGNSVAGLGLLKDIVEGLGLDIFD
- a CDS encoding AraC family transcriptional regulator, which codes for MNTKLLDLLLEPSPIEIEQLRDHKFHSDIPKELQFSIQKQQKIPVLTSNLFKNQSIYVKKHNRFAPYPTHMHTFLELNYVLQGTVKEKVNNEFIVLKKGDLLLLNKGAIHSIAPLDKNDLMVNIIFNSQKSDFQNLIQQDHDYLKQVFLTTILKSNFLVFRHKNIDDSLKKLTNIIIEEYYFPKEYSTEILANLTNTYFLLLYRNIQTTSKFSTQHTENDILLILLHEIMENYNYISLTQVAEKYNYNKNYLSNLFSERLGQTFSQVLIKKRLSIAYNQLLTTNKSISDILTNVGFTNKTFFYKKFEKQFQMKPSEVRKNN
- a CDS encoding PTS sugar transporter subunit IIC; protein product: MNTGKIQQKLGKITSFFNSNVYIQAIKDGMLAYVPFTIIASVFLIIGTFPIPAVAQWMASLFHLTTAQFAAKLNIVNDASLVIGGLIVLIAISKNLADQMKLDMMPVILTTLVAFFILTPYQQDKAGNNLLNVAHVGAQSIFLAIIVAILAAIIYRWVARKGITIKLPSSVPPAVSKPFESIVPSLAVITTFWIIRLCLDQFSGKSALDLINVFLGTPLKAIGGSLIGVLLAKTFAQFLWFFGIHGDSIVNGVMTPVLQVLQDQNKTATLAHHTAPNIICQSFWDQYVQIGVIGAIIAIAIVAHSARYKALKKVALVPYIFNIGEPTLFGIPLMLDITYFVPLVFSNAAAIIISYTAFALKLVPVPSGLVQVPWTTPVLVSGFLVTGSWTGALLQLIDVIVVTLIWIPFVKIADRKILAKEGE
- a CDS encoding family 78 glycoside hydrolase catalytic domain; amino-acid sequence: MSIFDGKWLTRRHVDYGKNAANYYQKNPTIKYFKKFNLAQVKQTKLRICALGYYVAYVNGKLVTQDVLNNEWTYYSKCKYFDEYDVTNLIHIGENKVEIELGSGMYNPFPLLFFAKHNLREGIKDTGEPKFILNLLADDKVLLTTDRTWKAVTGNRIFNNLYMGEYVDSHYQGQKIQIKTISLSQHDLSSFKKSFIPKVREFDSLPVKNMSESSKSLIVDFGETISGFLKIKINSKDTKKVIFRYCETKKDGKLDYATSFAGGIGAIEGVSGGPGAPKKIYEEDRLAVYPGTTDFKNEFTYHSFRYIEILGLSPREIVDIFAIPVHTNLARISDVKTNDKFLNTLYHVGVTTRLNNVHGIFEDCARERLQYGGDIVELLTSMLFTFDLSRFNRKVILDFVYGQTIAGGIPETAPYVGIESQGTGRGEGPLLWQLVLPYMLYKDYQFYEDKSWLNTYYSTIKKQYEYLMSWNLSDLAQRCIGDHGSPIITGFYDSTPDKIFVGYCTILMFNELKLKINHILGKETINLSNENKAIRKRIEKLYLNNDGSFGQGTQTSYAFALALNLGDRKKLERGLVQKIKENRKLFNCGIFGQSLLYTELHKMGEDSIVYDWLIQGSEVGFKSMLKSGDQVLKEKLRNNETSDSANHAMFASYLKWYYEALGGICVDEYAEGFDKIKINPYLTPKISNINTSLNTIHGLIKTSTKFEDSVFLYQVKLPRKIKYTVSDKLKKSECQKIVKNKEVILKFKI
- a CDS encoding beta-galactosidase, with amino-acid sequence MKIFFIQNNDNIVINPSRILDLIKQKFSPSSNFEIKSLTYKGNKWKKTDINQDDVVILGLGHLFNPEYVRGDIKAQVSYFLKKKVKVALATEYRYFNYYQNYFDKDSDGMAIHNLAWKNRLPVLDVYSFLNSWYLSDVRKQSDLESVKYSDNEQQLKSGIKQQLFENFISNWLYRKFIKPNRSQYLYGASIYPEVWSDEINEEDMDHMEKIGFNTVRIGEFFWSKLEPEENHYNMEYLRNLLEKLKRHHLNVILGIPSPTPPRWFTLHYPEARIVNKDGQVDEHGSRQHVCTNNLIFRKKVYGLTKKITKVVNEFDNIVAIQIDNEYKCHVDQCFCKSCQKLWPRWLKEKYGTIDNLNKSWGTDLWSERYPSFDSVVMPTETPFTHNTGLENTFADFTADTINDFASGTIQILIANTQVPITHNSSMNFNLNNFELFNQLDIAGYDTYPRFDQYWNFPINLDLFRNIKNNNNFYLLETCTSHVGYIGNYVSPYPKGYLPTEVFLGYAAGLNSILYWPYRAQRVGVEQTHSAVVTQAGAPDLGYDDVLKGQRILNKIKPILEKTTIKKSKVAIIYSDETKRRMNTESGGMYQYRSIFTKVYEAITRRGISVEVIQQNADFNKFNCILAPYIRSVDEKLLTKFKDFTEKGGQLILGPLTGDRTFEGNWHNNDNGLGQLGIWLGVKNVVQYLSSEEKTAARVQIGEKEDRFDGLVTLFDTNHEIQEVKTVAPVAGKRSITYQNKNVIYIGGMPEDCMKSCFWDYVINKYIKPNSEQIVEQMDDGIYKYERENDEFVYIFIANMSDKGRDIRVDKEKILNENNEEIGVGLHKFEPYTYQIFKFRKRGNKYGCNE
- a CDS encoding MFS transporter, translated to MDAMSDEQPLAVKVNGGKPIPKFGLRDKIGYAFGDVGTTFLMGILASFESIYFTNVLGISPVISGTILSVTTIVGAFTDLAVGRMADKRHLGKKGRFHPWIKSMKWALGLSVLLIYMPFIQSWSMGAKITYISCASIFYIACLSAFNIPYGSLAAAISSDPDDRTSLSIYRSVGSAIGAGGTGFVLPYLVYTTSKTGQQILSGTRLFYCAIGCFVLAMICYTIMYTLTTERVVVEHKNPVKGGKLAASLFKDRALISFLVAEIVIVLSTSFSSFLTTYMFSTYFQSKQALSIALLFNYANTIVLSFFAKPLASKFGKKKIVSIALFMSSILYLIVYIMQIHNVWLYLVLSFFTTLCFSMFNIMTWAFMTDVIDYHQYVSGMREDGTIYSVNMFGRKIAQTLNSFFSGAILTAIGYKASTTGSLTQSPEVLKGIYALATLVPFVLLMIGALILTFWYPLSKKELEKVSAKLKVVNKTNKE
- a CDS encoding alpha/beta hydrolase, with protein sequence MRYFSQKISSPLSEKAVLDCYIQNTEKCAQGRKRPAIIICPGGGYEEIADREGEPIAIKMMSYGFQAFVLNYSLAPAHFPIALTELSTAIKDVRKNAKEFHIDPDAIWVAGFSAGGHLAASLGVYWHTDFLQKYGYQAEEIKPNGLLLGYPVITAGKYAHRGSIVNLLGKDKANEIEYLNEVSLELHVDRFTPPSFIWHTATDDVVPVNNSLMFANALKQNDIKFALTIYPEGGHGLSLGTIETAHKSGHDIVPCVTNWPEKFVEFAKNVGNTFLSERK